Proteins from a genomic interval of Meiothermus sp.:
- the dnaX gene encoding DNA polymerase III subunit gamma/tau, with the protein MSALYRQARPSTFDEMVGQEHVKEVLLNALRSGRLAQAYLFSGPRGVGKTSSARLIAQAVNCSSDPRPCGTCEGCRLVREGRHPDVLEIDAASNNSVEDVRELRERILLSPILGQHKVVILDEAHMMSKSAFNALLKTLEEPPPHVIFIFATTEPERMPPTILSRTQHFRFRRLSEAEIVEKLERILAGLGREAEPPALQLVARLADGAMRDAESLLDRLLTLEGPLTLKQTEDALGLPPQEALFAVAEALDKGQLRPALEQAHHLYTQGFAARTLAQGLLEALRAGLYGRMGLGTGPHLNQPDERLVAAMTALDEAQERLLKRSDALSLELALLGAYQALHQAPTASSATTAVAPPSIPDFDPRPKKLEARKEAPAAPASTPSPSPGVADLASEWRRVMGALKMTIRGFVREAEPRFEEDRLVLLFPERASFHFQGAQKNLEDIQKAVREVLGLEQVELRLGGKKKLADEPAGFSPNGARSALRPEGDRPHGVRSPDRPEGDRPPTPPPTEPPSTPDIAAPASPPTDAPWEEPGLSLEGGPPEPEPWPPEAALFDSNPPDEALEETEGQPGLLEDPRFQKLIQLFGGRLRKFYPEAPREGALEAPALESEGEPD; encoded by the coding sequence GTGAGCGCTCTCTACCGCCAGGCCCGCCCCTCCACCTTCGACGAGATGGTGGGGCAGGAGCATGTCAAGGAAGTGCTGCTCAACGCCCTGCGTTCGGGGCGGCTGGCCCAGGCCTACCTGTTTTCGGGGCCCCGGGGGGTGGGCAAGACCAGCAGCGCCCGGCTGATTGCCCAGGCGGTCAACTGCTCAAGCGATCCCAGGCCCTGCGGCACCTGTGAGGGCTGTCGGCTGGTGCGGGAGGGGCGGCACCCCGACGTGCTGGAAATTGACGCCGCCTCCAACAACTCGGTGGAGGACGTGCGCGAGCTGCGCGAGCGCATCCTGCTAAGCCCCATCCTGGGCCAGCACAAGGTGGTGATCCTGGATGAGGCCCACATGATGTCCAAGAGCGCCTTCAACGCCCTGTTGAAGACGCTGGAGGAACCCCCGCCCCACGTGATTTTCATCTTTGCCACCACCGAGCCCGAGCGCATGCCCCCCACCATCCTCTCGCGCACCCAGCACTTCCGCTTCCGGCGGCTTTCCGAGGCCGAGATTGTGGAGAAGCTCGAGCGCATCCTGGCCGGGCTGGGCCGCGAGGCCGAGCCCCCGGCCCTGCAACTCGTGGCCCGGCTGGCCGACGGGGCCATGCGTGATGCGGAGAGCCTTTTGGACAGGCTGCTCACCCTCGAGGGCCCCCTCACCCTCAAGCAAACCGAGGACGCCCTGGGGCTGCCCCCCCAGGAGGCGCTGTTTGCGGTGGCTGAGGCCCTGGACAAAGGGCAGCTTCGCCCGGCTTTGGAGCAGGCCCACCACCTGTACACCCAGGGCTTCGCCGCCCGCACCCTGGCCCAGGGGCTCCTGGAAGCCCTGCGGGCCGGGCTGTATGGGCGCATGGGGCTGGGCACGGGCCCCCACCTGAACCAGCCCGACGAACGCCTGGTGGCCGCCATGACCGCGCTGGACGAGGCCCAGGAGCGTCTCCTCAAGCGCTCCGACGCCCTCTCGCTGGAGCTGGCCCTCCTCGGCGCTTACCAGGCCCTCCACCAGGCCCCTACCGCCTCGAGCGCAACAACAGCAGTTGCACCGCCCAGCATCCCCGATTTCGACCCCAGGCCCAAAAAGCTCGAGGCCCGCAAGGAGGCCCCCGCTGCCCCGGCCAGCACCCCATCCCCTTCTCCAGGTGTGGCCGACCTTGCTTCGGAGTGGCGGCGGGTCATGGGCGCGCTCAAGATGACCATCCGCGGCTTCGTGCGCGAGGCCGAGCCGCGCTTTGAAGAGGACAGACTGGTGCTTCTGTTCCCCGAGCGGGCCAGCTTCCACTTCCAGGGGGCACAGAAGAACCTCGAGGACATCCAGAAGGCAGTTCGGGAGGTGCTGGGTCTCGAGCAGGTCGAACTGCGCCTGGGTGGGAAAAAAAAACTAGCGGATGAGCCTGCGGGGTTTAGTCCCAACGGCGCACGGAGTGCGCTCCGTCCCGAAGGGGATCGTCCACATGGTGTACGGTCGCCAGACCGTCCAGAAGGGGATCGTCCACCAACCCCACCCCCAACGGAACCCCCCAGCACCCCAGATATAGCCGCTCCAGCTTCCCCCCCCACCGATGCGCCCTGGGAGGAACCCGGTCTCTCCCTGGAGGGAGGCCCGCCCGAACCGGAACCCTGGCCCCCCGAAGCGGCCCTCTTTGACTCCAACCCGCCCGACGAAGCCCTCGAGGAGACCGAAGGCCAGCCCGGCCTGCTCGAAGACCCGCGTTTTCAGAAGCTCATCCAGCTATTCGGCGGAAGGCTGCGCAAGTTTTACCCCGAGGCTCCGCGCGAGGGGGCGCTCGAGGCTCCCGCCCTCGAGAGCGAAGGGGAGCCAGACTGA
- a CDS encoding metal-sensitive transcriptional regulator, translated as MNTTDLNGETLDGILKRLRRIEGQVRGLQKMVEEGRPCEEVLTQMTATKKAMESASTLILQEFLTLCALDIARGDNQKPAQIAAMLRKFAG; from the coding sequence ATGAATACCACCGACCTCAACGGGGAGACCCTGGACGGCATTCTCAAGCGCTTGCGTCGCATAGAAGGACAGGTGCGGGGCTTACAAAAAATGGTCGAGGAAGGGCGCCCCTGCGAGGAAGTACTCACCCAGATGACCGCCACCAAAAAAGCCATGGAGTCGGCTTCTACCCTCATCCTACAGGAGTTCCTGACCCTCTGCGCCCTTGACATCGCCAGGGGCGACAACCAAAAACCCGCACAAATTGCCGCGATGCTGCGTAAGTTTGCAGGATAA
- a CDS encoding sugar phosphorylase, whose protein sequence is MTAHVKLKDHLEFLYPGRGQEVLGQLMALLERYPDLARPHPTPPWSEQDAFLITYPDQITQAGEPPLQTLHRFLRQHLQGAFSGVHILPFYPYTSDDGFSVVDFKQVKPEWGTWEDIQAIAADFRLMADLVCNHVSASSPWFQAFLKGDPRYQNYFITVEPGTDLSQVFRPRALPLLTPFQTQSGEKLVWTTFSTDQIDLNFAHPEVLLEVIDALLHYVHNGAQLIRLDAVGFIWKVIGTSCIHLEGAHRIVKLMRLVLDIKAPQVVLVTETNVPHQDNIAYFGNGHDEAQMVYQFPLPPLVLHTFRTGDASKLAAWAASLKPPSERTTFFNFLASHDGLGVVPAHGILEPEEIEALVQQALDHGGRVNYKDTPAGPVPYELCLTLFDALNHPHGDEDEDLKIARFLAAHAVLLSLQGVPGVYIHSLFGSPSDHAGLEESGINRRLNRHKFTGPELAGLLSNPHSRAHKVLARFSHLLKVRASHPAFHPNAPQTVMASREVLRIIRGYRDRQVGCYINVTNRPQPIRRVGRDLISGKYFAGSLPPYGVVWLV, encoded by the coding sequence ATGACCGCGCACGTGAAGCTGAAAGACCACCTCGAGTTCCTCTACCCCGGTCGGGGCCAGGAAGTGCTGGGGCAGCTCATGGCCCTGCTCGAGCGCTACCCCGACCTGGCCCGGCCCCACCCCACCCCCCCCTGGAGCGAGCAGGACGCCTTCCTGATCACCTACCCCGACCAGATCACCCAGGCCGGCGAACCCCCCCTGCAAACCCTGCACCGCTTCCTGCGCCAGCACCTCCAGGGGGCCTTCTCCGGGGTGCACATCCTGCCCTTTTATCCCTACACCTCCGACGATGGCTTCAGCGTGGTGGACTTCAAGCAGGTCAAGCCCGAGTGGGGCACCTGGGAGGATATCCAGGCCATCGCAGCGGATTTCCGGCTGATGGCCGATCTGGTGTGTAACCACGTCTCGGCCTCGAGCCCCTGGTTCCAGGCTTTCTTAAAGGGCGACCCCAGGTACCAGAACTACTTCATCACCGTGGAGCCCGGCACCGACCTCTCGCAGGTCTTCCGGCCCCGCGCCCTGCCCCTCCTCACCCCCTTCCAGACCCAGAGCGGCGAGAAGCTGGTCTGGACGACCTTCTCCACTGACCAGATTGACCTCAATTTCGCCCACCCCGAGGTGCTGTTGGAGGTAATAGACGCCCTGCTGCACTACGTGCACAACGGAGCACAGCTCATCCGGCTCGATGCGGTGGGCTTTATCTGGAAGGTGATCGGGACAAGCTGCATACACCTGGAAGGGGCCCACCGCATTGTCAAGCTGATGCGGCTGGTGCTGGATATAAAAGCCCCCCAGGTGGTGCTGGTTACCGAGACCAACGTACCGCACCAGGACAACATCGCGTATTTCGGCAACGGCCACGACGAGGCCCAGATGGTCTACCAGTTCCCGCTGCCCCCTTTGGTGCTGCACACCTTCCGCACCGGCGACGCCAGCAAGCTGGCCGCCTGGGCCGCCAGCCTGAAGCCGCCCTCCGAGCGCACCACCTTCTTCAACTTCCTGGCCTCGCACGATGGGCTGGGGGTGGTGCCGGCCCACGGCATTCTGGAGCCCGAAGAAATCGAGGCCCTCGTCCAGCAAGCCCTGGACCACGGGGGCCGGGTCAACTACAAGGACACCCCGGCGGGCCCGGTGCCCTACGAGCTGTGCCTGACCCTGTTCGATGCCCTCAATCATCCCCACGGCGACGAGGACGAAGACCTCAAGATCGCCCGCTTTCTGGCGGCCCATGCCGTTCTCCTGAGCTTGCAGGGTGTGCCGGGGGTCTACATCCACAGCCTCTTCGGCTCGCCCTCCGACCACGCGGGTCTGGAAGAAAGCGGGATCAACCGCCGCCTCAACCGACACAAGTTCACCGGGCCGGAGCTGGCTGGGCTGCTCTCCAACCCTCATTCGCGCGCCCACAAGGTGCTGGCCCGCTTCAGCCACCTGCTCAAGGTGCGGGCTTCTCACCCGGCCTTCCACCCCAACGCGCCCCAGACCGTCATGGCCTCGAGGGAGGTGCTGCGCATCATCCGGGGCTACCGCGACCGGCAGGTGGGGTGCTACATCAACGTGACCAACCGGCCCCAGCCCATCCGGCGGGTGGGGCGCGACCTAATCAGCGGCAAATACTTCGCCGGCAGTCTGCCGCCCTACGGAGTGGTGTGGCTGGTTTGA
- a CDS encoding zinc-binding dehydrogenase, which produces MVFPSPRQVALEDTPDPPLGPGEVRVRTLFSGISAGTELTQYRGSNPYLHKRFDLERRLFVDDRPGLAYPLKGVGYEQAGEVVEVGPEVTQLRVGQRIWGSWGHRSPVVLAESTAAPRVLPEGTDPRLGIFARIGAIALGAVHDAEIHLGETVAIFGLGVVGQIALQLARLSGARVIAVDGLEKRLALARQLGAEHTLNFRQVNPGEAIKALTQGRGADVSLELSGAYTALHEAIRATAYNSRVVVAGFLQGEGVGLRLGEEFHHNRIELVSSQTQGIGPRLAHRWDRLRQEQTIMQLATQGRLHLLPLITHTFPFAEIGAAFALLDQQASEAVQVVLEFPSTTLTKP; this is translated from the coding sequence ATGGTTTTTCCTTCACCTCGGCAGGTTGCCCTCGAGGACACCCCCGACCCGCCGCTTGGGCCCGGCGAAGTGCGGGTTCGGACGCTCTTCTCCGGCATCAGCGCCGGCACCGAGCTGACCCAGTACCGCGGCAGCAACCCCTACCTGCACAAGCGCTTCGACCTCGAGCGGCGGCTGTTCGTGGACGACCGGCCCGGCCTGGCCTATCCGCTCAAAGGGGTGGGCTACGAGCAGGCGGGCGAGGTGGTGGAGGTGGGCCCGGAGGTCACACAGCTTCGGGTTGGACAGAGAATTTGGGGCTCCTGGGGCCACCGCAGCCCGGTGGTGCTGGCCGAATCCACAGCCGCCCCCAGGGTTTTGCCCGAGGGCACCGACCCCCGCCTGGGCATCTTTGCCCGCATCGGGGCCATCGCCCTGGGTGCGGTGCACGATGCCGAGATTCATTTAGGCGAGACGGTAGCCATTTTTGGCCTGGGCGTGGTGGGGCAGATCGCCCTGCAACTGGCCCGGTTGAGTGGGGCCCGCGTAATCGCGGTGGATGGCCTCGAGAAAAGGCTGGCCCTGGCCCGCCAGCTCGGCGCAGAACACACCCTGAACTTCCGCCAGGTCAACCCCGGCGAGGCCATCAAGGCCCTTACCCAGGGGCGCGGGGCCGATGTCAGCCTAGAGCTGAGCGGTGCGTACACCGCCCTGCACGAAGCCATCCGGGCCACCGCCTATAACTCGAGGGTTGTGGTAGCCGGCTTCTTGCAAGGCGAGGGGGTAGGCCTGCGGCTGGGAGAGGAGTTCCACCACAACCGCATCGAACTGGTCTCCTCCCAGACCCAGGGCATTGGCCCCCGCCTGGCCCACCGCTGGGATCGCCTCCGGCAGGAGCAGACCATCATGCAACTGGCCACCCAGGGTAGGCTGCACCTGCTGCCCCTGATTACCCATACCTTCCCCTTTGCAGAGATCGGAGCCGCCTTCGCGCTGCTGGATCAACAGGCCAGTGAGGCGGTACAGGTCGTGCTGGAGTTCCCGTCAACCACACTGACCAAACCCTAA
- a CDS encoding transposase has translation MKLTAKVKLRPTPEQRACLLETMRRFNMACNHISAIAWESKTFKQVPLHHLHYHATKKRFGLSAQMVVRANARVVDTYKLDRKTRRTFRELAAITYDDRILSWNLAASTVSIWTVEGRQTIPFACGEYQRRLLATRQGETDLAYISGEFYLFATVNVEEPDPIEVRDVLGVDLGIVNIATDSDGETYSGAHLNSVRHRHRRLRRKLQKKGTKGAKRRLKQLSGKERRFANDLNHRISKRIVEKAQRTNRAIALEDLKGIRQRVRVRRPQRSTLHSWAFHDLGQKLRYKAERVGVPLVFVDPKNTSRECPVCGHTERANRPNQRTFTCVVCGFAGLADRIAAVNTGRRAIVNWPNVGEANRALHGSVPASPDRNPLGFGQCG, from the coding sequence GTGAAGCTCACCGCCAAGGTCAAGCTGCGGCCCACGCCCGAACAGCGGGCGTGCCTGCTGGAGACCATGCGGCGCTTCAACATGGCCTGCAACCACATTTCCGCCATCGCCTGGGAGAGCAAGACGTTCAAACAGGTTCCACTGCATCACCTCCATTACCACGCCACCAAGAAACGCTTTGGCCTTTCGGCTCAGATGGTGGTGCGGGCCAACGCGCGGGTGGTGGATACCTACAAGCTGGACAGGAAGACCCGGCGCACCTTCCGTGAACTGGCGGCCATCACCTACGACGACCGCATCCTCTCCTGGAACCTCGCGGCCTCTACGGTCTCCATCTGGACGGTGGAGGGTCGTCAGACCATCCCCTTCGCGTGCGGGGAGTACCAGCGGCGTTTGCTGGCGACCCGGCAGGGCGAGACCGACCTGGCCTACATAAGCGGTGAGTTCTACCTCTTCGCCACGGTCAACGTCGAGGAGCCTGACCCCATCGAGGTCAGGGACGTGCTGGGGGTTGACCTGGGCATCGTCAACATCGCCACCGACTCGGACGGCGAGACTTACTCGGGAGCGCACCTCAACTCGGTCAGACACCGCCACCGGAGGCTCAGAAGAAAACTCCAGAAGAAGGGAACCAAGGGGGCTAAGAGAAGGTTGAAGCAACTCAGTGGAAAAGAACGGCGCTTCGCCAACGACCTCAACCACCGCATCAGCAAGCGCATCGTGGAGAAGGCCCAACGCACGAATCGGGCGATTGCCCTGGAAGACCTCAAGGGCATTCGCCAGAGGGTCAGGGTTCGACGGCCTCAGCGCTCCACGCTGCATAGCTGGGCGTTCCATGACCTGGGGCAGAAGCTCCGGTACAAAGCGGAGCGGGTGGGAGTGCCCCTGGTCTTTGTTGACCCAAAGAACACCTCTCGGGAATGCCCCGTTTGCGGGCACACCGAGCGGGCCAACCGACCCAACCAACGCACCTTTACCTGTGTGGTCTGCGGCTTCGCTGGGCTTGCCGACCGCATCGCGGCGGTCAACACTGGCCGTCGGGCCATTGTCAACTGGCCGAACGTGGGGGAAGCGAATCGTGCGCTGCATGGTTCTGTCCCTGCAAGCCCTGACCGGAACCCGTTAGGGTTTGGTCAGTGTGGTTGA
- a CDS encoding Gfo/Idh/MocA family protein — MQRSSERLGLYLPDHTWSGSLTPDPNRMKPLKTAILGCGGFARRHAQVLQQLPTEVQLVACCDRNAWKAQELSAQYSVGQAQVFTDHTRMLEATDLDILIVCLPPYGHTDEVEQAAQRGIHLLIEKPIALSRDKAWQMVEASEKAGIKTQVGFMYRFGEALEYLRTLDSGPIGLFSARYFCNALHAPWWRDKEKSGGQLVEQVIHMFDLMRYLMGEPVTVYAKQANLFHQQTPGYTVEDVSATIATFPNGSLGVVYASNGAIPGQWIKDFKLVAQNLTAEFSDTNQARFFFTAQPGVPTQTIESSRDPYLAQLQDLIQAIRSGGPTRTPLREGAKSLELVLAARESAESGAEVRLA, encoded by the coding sequence GTGCAGCGCTCTAGTGAGCGCCTGGGGCTCTACCTCCCCGACCATACCTGGTCGGGGTCTCTCACCCCAGACCCCAATCGGATGAAACCCCTCAAAACTGCCATCCTCGGCTGCGGCGGCTTCGCAAGACGCCACGCCCAGGTGCTGCAACAACTCCCCACCGAGGTTCAACTGGTTGCCTGCTGCGACCGCAACGCCTGGAAAGCCCAGGAATTATCCGCTCAGTACAGCGTCGGCCAGGCCCAAGTCTTCACCGACCATACCCGTATGCTGGAGGCCACCGACCTGGATATCCTGATCGTCTGCCTCCCCCCCTACGGCCACACCGACGAGGTAGAGCAGGCCGCCCAGCGCGGCATTCACCTGCTCATCGAGAAACCCATCGCGCTGAGCCGGGACAAGGCCTGGCAGATGGTCGAGGCCAGCGAAAAGGCCGGCATCAAAACCCAGGTGGGTTTTATGTACCGCTTCGGTGAGGCCCTGGAGTACCTGCGCACCCTGGACAGCGGCCCCATCGGTCTTTTTAGCGCCCGCTACTTCTGCAACGCGCTCCATGCCCCCTGGTGGCGCGACAAAGAAAAATCCGGGGGCCAGCTCGTCGAGCAGGTCATCCACATGTTCGACCTGATGCGCTACCTGATGGGCGAGCCGGTCACGGTCTACGCCAAGCAGGCCAACCTCTTCCACCAGCAAACCCCTGGCTACACCGTCGAGGATGTGAGCGCCACCATCGCCACCTTCCCAAACGGCAGCCTGGGGGTCGTCTACGCCAGCAATGGGGCCATTCCAGGCCAGTGGATCAAGGACTTCAAACTGGTTGCACAGAACCTTACCGCCGAGTTTAGCGACACCAACCAGGCCCGCTTCTTCTTCACCGCCCAGCCGGGGGTGCCCACCCAGACCATAGAGTCCAGCCGCGACCCCTACCTGGCCCAGCTCCAAGACCTCATCCAGGCCATCCGCAGCGGTGGCCCCACCCGTACCCCCCTGCGCGAAGGCGCGAAGTCGCTGGAACTTGTGCTGGCCGCTCGAGAGTCTGCCGAAAGTGGGGCCGAGGTCAGGTTGGCATGA
- a CDS encoding glycoside hydrolase family 36 protein, which produces MNLTLNPDQTLNFLGSDIRLLQARPVVNGRLLEITSAKVEQEHPNRWRARYHSPMGVFWVKAWREEPIWKLKFGLDGFTGNFPLDSFGLHFAQIVGAQKYLRQGYHSWDGAGYVAMGEARQTGYALTQLLGASGTNSVVLGFDRHHRFQHTFTFEDSSLRLEVLWDRKSARRIESECLLIFEQDGVEEALRSWAQQVAQAAPDPPRRPAQPITGWCSWYNLYAAISEENILEHLRGVEKVCKREHLPMQVFQLDDGFTPEMGDWLEVKPQFPRGIKPLLDEIRAAGLVPGLWIAPFVVGNRSRLFQQHPDWVLHEHSGQPLVQMRFYGEFRWHKRSEEYYILDATHPQALEYLRNVFRVWRQDWGCEYFKTDFMFFGAEYGPDRVAYHTPGLSRMEVWHRVARMIRAEIGDALWVGCGMPLWASVGLVDGNRIGRDVGAEWLPDTYERLYGLALRNFGNHLLWEADPDCVLLRERFHYLSEQEQTGLALFFGMMGGVLLTSDALDEISTERLALWRMLLLSAGGSCRYPLLGSDDRVLVQVRGHCPAAVLAFNLSDQTVQRTYPLHTLGLPAGLVGYDWHRREWLPQNGQLAFTLGPHQSALVFLSDGPLEPPPTQLP; this is translated from the coding sequence ATGAACCTTACCCTCAACCCCGATCAGACCCTGAACTTTCTGGGAAGCGACATCCGGCTCTTGCAGGCCCGGCCGGTGGTCAACGGGCGTTTACTCGAGATCACCTCGGCAAAGGTGGAGCAAGAGCATCCAAACCGGTGGCGGGCGCGCTACCACAGCCCGATGGGGGTCTTCTGGGTGAAGGCCTGGCGGGAGGAACCGATCTGGAAACTGAAGTTTGGATTGGATGGTTTCACCGGCAATTTCCCACTAGACTCCTTTGGGCTGCACTTTGCGCAGATCGTGGGAGCCCAGAAATACCTGCGCCAGGGCTACCATAGCTGGGACGGGGCCGGGTATGTGGCCATGGGCGAGGCCCGCCAAACCGGCTATGCGCTCACCCAACTGCTGGGCGCGTCTGGCACCAACAGCGTGGTTTTGGGCTTCGACCGGCACCACCGCTTCCAGCACACCTTCACCTTTGAAGACTCCTCGCTGCGCCTCGAGGTGCTGTGGGATCGAAAAAGCGCCAGGCGAATCGAGTCGGAATGCCTGCTGATCTTCGAGCAGGACGGCGTCGAAGAGGCTTTGCGCAGTTGGGCGCAGCAGGTAGCCCAGGCGGCCCCCGACCCCCCGCGTCGGCCTGCCCAGCCCATCACCGGCTGGTGCTCGTGGTACAACCTGTACGCCGCCATCAGCGAGGAGAACATCCTGGAGCACCTGCGCGGCGTGGAGAAGGTCTGCAAACGCGAACACCTGCCAATGCAGGTCTTCCAGCTCGACGACGGCTTTACCCCCGAGATGGGCGACTGGCTCGAGGTCAAGCCTCAATTCCCCCGAGGGATTAAGCCGCTGCTGGACGAGATTCGCGCGGCGGGCTTGGTTCCGGGGCTGTGGATTGCCCCGTTCGTGGTGGGCAACCGCAGCAGGCTGTTTCAGCAGCACCCCGATTGGGTGCTGCACGAGCACAGCGGCCAGCCGCTGGTGCAGATGCGCTTTTACGGTGAGTTCCGCTGGCACAAACGCAGCGAAGAGTACTACATCCTCGATGCAACCCATCCCCAAGCCCTCGAGTACCTGCGCAACGTTTTTCGCGTCTGGCGGCAGGACTGGGGCTGTGAATACTTCAAAACCGATTTCATGTTTTTCGGGGCCGAGTATGGCCCGGACCGCGTGGCCTACCATACCCCCGGCCTGAGCAGAATGGAGGTCTGGCACCGGGTAGCCCGGATGATTCGCGCCGAGATCGGGGATGCGCTGTGGGTGGGCTGCGGCATGCCGCTGTGGGCCTCGGTCGGGCTGGTAGACGGCAACCGTATCGGGCGCGATGTGGGGGCCGAGTGGCTGCCCGATACCTACGAACGCCTGTACGGGCTGGCCCTGCGCAACTTCGGCAACCACCTGCTCTGGGAAGCCGACCCCGACTGCGTGCTGTTGCGCGAACGGTTCCATTACCTGAGCGAGCAGGAGCAAACCGGTCTGGCCTTGTTTTTCGGGATGATGGGTGGGGTTCTCCTCACCAGTGACGCCCTGGACGAAATTTCCACTGAACGGCTGGCGTTGTGGCGGATGCTGCTACTCTCTGCGGGAGGTTCCTGCCGCTATCCCCTGCTGGGTTCGGACGACCGGGTGCTGGTGCAGGTCAGGGGCCATTGCCCGGCAGCGGTGCTGGCCTTCAACCTGAGCGACCAGACCGTCCAGCGCACCTACCCGCTGCACACGCTGGGCTTGCCGGCTGGGCTGGTGGGTTACGACTGGCACCGGCGCGAATGGCTACCCCAAAACGGACAACTCGCCTTTACCCTGGGCCCCCACCAAAGCGCCCTGGTCTTTTTGAGCGATGGGCCGCTCGAGCCGCCCCCCACCCAGCTTCCGTAA